The following proteins are co-located in the Conyzicola lurida genome:
- a CDS encoding glycosyltransferase family 2 protein — protein MPASPKTAPQRKRQWGAERSTEPLPTIHVRPSDRQIALARLAIVFTVIFWFLYVLTTIIYQFLENGTESFRFTIEAISYLIVVTFLSFSALMYLVARQGALIRFRDHVRVPRAELDRHFGQNHSSMTVLVPSYSEEPQVIRGTLWSAALQEYPEMRVVLLVDDPPFPTDPETAARLERARGMADEITDALAEPRGRFSTARMNFEFDSVADSVPTIETVRQLAYQYFWAADWLETMAENETIDDHVDEFFADQVLRGLSNELALVGTALTAAADQGETPTHERLAELYRRLDWTFAADLTTFERKKYASLSHETNKAMNLNSYIGLMGGTYDTEETAAGLVLRPTTGPGDFTVPDSEYLLTLDADSVLLRDYCLRLVYFLEQPENERVAVTQTPYSSFRGAGTRIERLAGGSTDIQHLLHQGMSYYNAAFWVGANAVIRKRALEDIVEVETVGGFDVKRYVQDRTVIEDTESSVDLGTHRWSIVNYPERLSYSATPPDFGSLVVQRRRWANGGLLIMPKFLRQVRDRRARGERVTFTEFALRANYMSSIAWASFGLVFLLAYPYDSRLLSPLVLLTAAPYFLAMGFDLRNAGYKFSDIGRIYGFNLILLPVNLAGVFKSLEQAITVKKIPFSRTPKVKNRTAAPFLYVVSPYVIVIFSVVTFVRDMSVGNWGNAAFAAFNALLAGGAIVAYIGVKNSIVDIWLALTGWLFVDVKSKSTTDDDTPDRDTPIDWRSVLYRGDSDGRGSTSISGKVTPASDSKQAA, from the coding sequence ATGCCCGCTAGCCCTAAGACCGCGCCTCAGCGCAAACGACAGTGGGGTGCAGAGCGCTCGACCGAGCCGCTGCCCACCATTCACGTACGGCCCAGTGACCGCCAGATCGCCCTCGCGCGCCTGGCCATCGTCTTCACGGTCATCTTCTGGTTCCTCTACGTACTGACCACGATCATCTACCAGTTCCTCGAGAACGGAACCGAGAGCTTCCGGTTCACCATCGAGGCGATCTCGTACCTGATCGTCGTCACCTTCCTGAGCTTCTCCGCGCTGATGTACCTCGTCGCGCGGCAGGGTGCCCTCATCCGCTTCCGCGACCACGTGCGCGTGCCCCGCGCCGAGCTCGACCGCCACTTCGGGCAGAACCACTCGTCGATGACGGTCCTGGTGCCGTCGTACAGCGAAGAACCGCAGGTCATCCGCGGCACCCTCTGGTCTGCAGCGCTGCAGGAATACCCCGAGATGCGCGTCGTGCTGCTGGTCGACGACCCGCCCTTCCCGACCGACCCCGAGACCGCCGCCCGACTCGAGCGCGCGCGTGGAATGGCCGACGAGATCACGGACGCCCTCGCCGAACCCCGCGGCCGCTTCAGCACCGCCCGCATGAACTTCGAGTTCGACTCCGTCGCCGACTCGGTCCCCACCATCGAGACCGTGCGCCAGCTCGCGTACCAGTACTTCTGGGCCGCCGACTGGCTCGAGACGATGGCCGAGAACGAGACGATCGACGACCACGTCGACGAGTTCTTCGCCGACCAGGTGCTGCGCGGCCTCAGCAACGAGCTCGCGCTCGTCGGAACCGCGCTCACCGCGGCCGCCGACCAGGGCGAGACCCCCACGCACGAGCGCCTGGCCGAGCTGTACCGCCGCCTCGACTGGACCTTCGCCGCCGACCTGACGACCTTTGAGCGCAAGAAATACGCCTCGCTCTCGCACGAGACGAACAAGGCGATGAACCTCAACTCGTACATCGGCCTCATGGGGGGAACATACGACACCGAGGAGACCGCCGCCGGCCTCGTCCTGCGTCCCACGACCGGTCCCGGCGACTTCACCGTGCCCGACTCGGAGTACCTGCTCACGCTCGACGCCGACTCGGTGCTGTTGCGCGACTACTGCCTGCGCCTCGTCTACTTCCTCGAGCAGCCCGAGAACGAGCGCGTCGCCGTCACGCAGACGCCGTACTCGTCGTTCCGCGGCGCCGGAACGCGCATCGAGCGCCTCGCCGGCGGCTCGACCGACATCCAGCACCTCCTCCACCAGGGCATGTCGTACTACAACGCCGCCTTCTGGGTGGGGGCCAACGCTGTCATCCGCAAGCGCGCCCTCGAAGACATCGTCGAGGTCGAGACCGTCGGCGGGTTCGACGTCAAGCGCTACGTGCAGGACCGCACTGTCATCGAGGACACCGAGTCGAGCGTCGACCTCGGCACGCACCGCTGGTCGATCGTCAACTACCCCGAGCGGCTCAGCTACAGCGCCACCCCGCCCGACTTCGGCTCCCTCGTGGTCCAGCGCCGCCGCTGGGCCAACGGCGGACTGCTGATCATGCCGAAGTTCCTGCGCCAGGTGCGCGACCGCCGCGCCCGCGGCGAGCGCGTCACCTTCACCGAGTTCGCACTGCGTGCCAACTACATGAGCTCGATCGCGTGGGCCAGCTTCGGCCTCGTCTTCCTGCTCGCGTACCCGTACGACAGCCGCCTGCTCAGCCCGCTCGTGCTGCTGACGGCCGCGCCGTACTTCCTGGCGATGGGCTTCGACCTGCGCAACGCCGGGTACAAATTCAGCGACATCGGCCGCATCTACGGCTTCAACCTGATCCTGTTGCCGGTCAACCTCGCCGGCGTCTTCAAGTCGCTGGAACAGGCCATCACGGTCAAGAAGATCCCGTTCTCCCGCACCCCGAAGGTGAAGAACCGCACCGCGGCCCCGTTCCTCTACGTGGTCTCGCCCTACGTGATCGTCATCTTCTCGGTCGTCACCTTCGTGCGCGACATGTCGGTCGGCAACTGGGGCAACGCGGCCTTCGCCGCGTTCAACGCCCTGCTCGCCGGCGGCGCGATCGTGGCCTACATCGGTGTGAAGAACTCCATCGTCGACATCTGGCTCGCCCTCACAGGCTGGCTGTTCGTCGACGTCAAGTCGAAGTCCACGACCGACGACGACACCCCCGACCGTGACACGCCGATCGACTGGCGTTCCGTCCTCTACCGTGGCGACTCGGACGGCAGGGGCTCGACCTCCATCTCCGGCAAGGTCACCCCCGCGTCAGACTCGAAGCAGGCAGCGTAA
- a CDS encoding chitinase, with protein MSTTEKAPKPAKTKRLSIPRLLVAIVVSAALVTAGVGAARTWWVSATTPAAADPWFAAYVDVTATPSYAFESPVSDAAKNVVLSFIVTKAGEDCTPSWGSVYTMDEAASSLDLDRRIARLQQQGGEAVVSFGGLANDELASTCTDVDELADAYQSVIDRYDVTTIDLDIEADNLANTEASVRRAEAIAIVQQRQKAADDDLAVWLTLPVAPTGLTEVGTDTVADFLSAEVDLAGVNVMTMDYGSSRVDGQSMLDASTSALEETHRQLGVLYSRADIDLTSETIWNKIGATPMIGQNDVEGEIFTLDDARKFNTYVVDHAAGRMSMWSLNRDATCGSNYDVRRVADSCSGVAQGDFSFATLLASKIVGSPEDSASTTTTSEPVAVEEEDDPATSPYAIWDEDATYLIGTKVVWHRNVYSAKWWTRGDLPDNPVLDAWETPWELVGPVLEGETPVISPTLPAGTYPTWVGTDVYEEGDRVVVDDYVFESKWWNQGDSPAASNTEPDNSPWVRLTDAQITEVLDQLAAGEAPTGQSTVTPTDDAAVGTTETPAQ; from the coding sequence ATGAGCACCACCGAAAAAGCCCCCAAGCCCGCCAAGACCAAGCGTCTCTCCATCCCCCGGCTGCTCGTGGCCATCGTCGTCTCGGCCGCGCTCGTGACGGCCGGTGTCGGCGCAGCGCGCACCTGGTGGGTCTCCGCGACCACCCCCGCGGCGGCCGACCCGTGGTTCGCAGCGTACGTCGACGTCACGGCGACCCCGAGCTACGCGTTCGAGAGCCCCGTCTCCGACGCGGCGAAGAACGTCGTGCTGTCCTTCATCGTCACGAAGGCCGGCGAGGACTGCACGCCCAGCTGGGGTTCGGTGTACACGATGGATGAAGCGGCGAGCTCCCTCGACCTCGACCGCCGTATCGCCCGCCTGCAGCAGCAGGGCGGCGAAGCTGTCGTCTCCTTCGGCGGTCTCGCCAACGACGAGCTCGCGTCCACCTGCACCGACGTCGACGAACTCGCCGACGCCTACCAGAGCGTGATCGACCGTTACGACGTCACCACGATCGACCTCGACATCGAAGCCGACAACCTCGCGAACACCGAGGCCAGCGTGCGTCGCGCCGAGGCCATCGCGATCGTGCAGCAGCGCCAGAAGGCGGCCGACGACGACCTCGCCGTCTGGCTCACGCTGCCGGTGGCCCCGACCGGCCTGACGGAGGTCGGCACCGACACCGTCGCCGACTTCCTCTCCGCCGAGGTCGACCTCGCGGGCGTCAACGTCATGACGATGGACTACGGCTCGAGCCGCGTCGACGGCCAGTCGATGCTCGACGCGTCGACGTCCGCCCTCGAAGAGACGCACCGTCAACTCGGCGTGCTCTACTCGCGCGCCGACATCGACCTGACCAGCGAGACGATCTGGAACAAGATCGGCGCGACGCCGATGATCGGCCAGAACGACGTGGAGGGCGAGATCTTCACCCTCGACGACGCGCGCAAGTTCAACACCTACGTCGTCGATCACGCCGCCGGACGCATGTCGATGTGGTCGCTCAACCGCGACGCCACCTGCGGCTCGAACTACGACGTGCGACGCGTCGCCGACTCGTGCAGCGGCGTCGCGCAGGGCGACTTCTCGTTCGCGACACTCCTCGCCTCGAAGATCGTCGGCAGCCCCGAGGACTCGGCGAGCACCACGACCACGAGCGAGCCCGTCGCGGTCGAGGAAGAGGACGACCCGGCGACTAGCCCGTACGCGATCTGGGACGAAGACGCCACCTACCTGATCGGTACCAAGGTCGTCTGGCACCGCAACGTGTACTCCGCCAAGTGGTGGACCCGCGGCGACCTGCCCGACAACCCCGTGCTCGACGCGTGGGAGACCCCGTGGGAGCTCGTGGGACCGGTTCTCGAGGGCGAGACGCCCGTCATCTCCCCCACGTTGCCGGCCGGCACCTACCCGACCTGGGTGGGCACCGACGTCTACGAGGAGGGCGACCGCGTGGTCGTCGACGACTACGTGTTCGAGTCCAAGTGGTGGAACCAGGGCGACAGCCCCGCGGCGTCCAACACCGAGCCCGACAACTCCCCGTGGGTGCGCCTGACCGACGCCCAGATCACCGAGGTGCTCGACCAGCTCGCGGCCGGCGAGGCACCGACGGGCCAGTCGACGGTCACCCCGACCGACGATGCGGCAGTCGGCACCACGGAGACCCCCGCCCAGTAG
- a CDS encoding carboxylesterase family protein, translating to MLTRPAGTTDSLDVTVEQGVARGVRERGLEAWRGLPYAAAPVGPLRWRAPRPAEPWTGVRDARRFGPVAWQSRSGNFIGAAKGQAMSEDCLSLNVLRPTGGGDNLPVMVFIHGGAYAVGSSAEHPHNGETLVREGGIVYVSLNYRLSALGYIDFSGYSTPERPIESNLGLRDQVAALEWVRDNIAAFGGDPGNVTVFGESAGGNAVTTLMATPAAHGLFARAIAQSAPTNALYGPELTRRWADEFLEFLSARLEPAGVESTTLEDAALMLQLADASDLVEAAVALTLLTPDRDPGTIALCPVIDGDFLPERPLDAFKHGRAMPVPLIIGTNDREGSLFTGRLDILATTPPRIRSIFSRTKKKARKAIKAEYPGLPEKRPAADFAGDYAFWYPTVKVAERHSRFAPVYFYRFDIAPRLVRALGFDATHGLELFALFDRMDGTFGRAMGALGGRRAFKRTGSRMRDRWIEFARTGTISADWPRYDEQKRVTLIFDREDRLERDPRAGRRVAWQDFVPHV from the coding sequence GTGTTGACCCGGCCTGCAGGAACGACCGACTCCCTCGACGTGACCGTGGAACAGGGGGTGGCCCGGGGCGTGCGGGAACGCGGCCTCGAAGCGTGGCGCGGCCTGCCCTACGCCGCCGCACCCGTCGGCCCGCTGCGCTGGCGTGCTCCGCGGCCCGCCGAGCCGTGGACGGGTGTGCGCGACGCGCGCCGGTTCGGCCCCGTGGCCTGGCAGTCCCGCAGCGGCAATTTCATCGGCGCCGCGAAGGGCCAGGCGATGAGCGAGGACTGCCTCAGCCTCAACGTGCTGCGCCCGACCGGCGGGGGCGACAACCTGCCGGTCATGGTCTTCATCCACGGCGGCGCCTACGCGGTCGGATCGTCGGCCGAGCACCCGCACAACGGCGAGACGCTCGTGCGGGAGGGCGGCATCGTCTACGTCAGCCTCAACTACCGGCTGAGTGCGCTGGGCTATATCGACTTCTCGGGTTACTCGACGCCGGAGCGCCCGATCGAATCGAACCTGGGCCTGCGCGACCAGGTCGCCGCCCTCGAGTGGGTGCGCGACAACATCGCGGCATTCGGCGGAGACCCCGGCAACGTGACGGTGTTCGGCGAATCGGCCGGCGGCAACGCGGTCACCACCCTGATGGCGACGCCCGCCGCGCACGGGCTGTTCGCCCGTGCCATCGCGCAGAGCGCCCCGACGAACGCGCTCTACGGCCCCGAACTCACCCGGCGCTGGGCCGACGAGTTCCTCGAGTTCCTCAGCGCCCGGCTCGAGCCCGCGGGGGTCGAGTCGACGACCCTCGAGGATGCCGCGTTGATGCTGCAGCTCGCCGACGCGAGCGACCTCGTGGAGGCAGCGGTCGCGCTCACCCTGTTGACGCCCGACCGCGACCCCGGCACGATCGCGCTCTGCCCGGTGATCGACGGCGACTTCCTGCCCGAGCGCCCGCTCGACGCGTTCAAGCACGGCAGGGCGATGCCGGTGCCCCTGATCATCGGCACCAACGACCGCGAGGGCTCGCTGTTCACGGGGCGACTCGACATCCTCGCCACGACGCCGCCGCGCATCCGGTCGATCTTCTCCCGCACGAAGAAGAAGGCGCGCAAGGCCATCAAGGCCGAGTACCCCGGCCTGCCCGAGAAGCGTCCCGCCGCGGACTTCGCCGGCGACTACGCCTTCTGGTACCCGACGGTCAAAGTCGCCGAGCGGCACTCGCGCTTCGCTCCGGTGTACTTCTACCGCTTCGACATCGCGCCGCGGCTGGTGCGCGCGCTCGGCTTCGACGCGACGCACGGCCTCGAGCTGTTCGCGCTCTTCGACCGGATGGACGGCACGTTCGGACGGGCCATGGGCGCGCTGGGCGGTCGCCGGGCGTTCAAGCGCACCGGGTCGCGCATGCGCGACCGTTGGATCGAGTTCGCCCGCACCGGAACGATCTCGGCCGACTGGCCGCGCTACGACGAGCAGAAGCGCGTGACGCTGATCTTCGACCGGGAAGACAGGCTGGAGAGGGATCCGCGGGCGGGCAGGCGCGTGGCCTGGCAGGACTTCGTGCCGCACGTCTGA
- a CDS encoding rhodanese-related sulfurtransferase — MAVPKIILFYGFTPLADPEAVRLWQRDLCESLGLTGRILISKDGINGTVGGELKNVKRYVRKTREYAPFKNIDFKWSEGTGHDFPRLSVKVRDEIVSFGAPGELVVDEAGVVGGGIRLSPEELHELVARKEVTFFDGRNAFEAEIGRFEGAVVPDVANTREFVAELDSGKYDHLKDQPIVTYCTGGIRCEVLSSLMVSRGFAEVYQLDGGIVKYGETYGDAGLWQGSLYVFDNRMAIDFTPDAAVIGHCYRCGTATKNMQNCRELSCREQLVVCEEHAASTACAEHAAQLAS; from the coding sequence GTGGCAGTTCCGAAGATCATCCTGTTTTACGGGTTCACCCCGCTCGCCGACCCCGAGGCCGTGCGCCTCTGGCAGCGTGACCTGTGCGAGTCGCTCGGACTCACCGGGCGCATCCTGATCTCGAAGGACGGCATCAACGGCACCGTCGGCGGCGAGCTGAAGAACGTGAAGCGCTACGTGCGCAAAACCCGCGAGTACGCCCCGTTCAAGAACATCGACTTCAAGTGGAGCGAGGGCACCGGCCACGACTTCCCGCGCCTCAGCGTCAAGGTGCGCGACGAGATCGTGAGCTTCGGAGCCCCGGGCGAGCTCGTTGTCGATGAGGCCGGAGTCGTCGGAGGCGGCATCCGTCTCTCGCCCGAAGAACTGCACGAGCTCGTCGCCCGAAAAGAGGTCACCTTCTTCGACGGGCGCAACGCCTTCGAGGCCGAGATCGGCCGGTTCGAGGGCGCCGTCGTGCCGGACGTCGCCAACACGCGCGAGTTCGTGGCCGAACTGGACAGCGGCAAGTACGACCACCTCAAGGACCAGCCGATCGTCACGTACTGCACAGGCGGAATCCGCTGCGAGGTACTGAGCTCGCTGATGGTCAGCCGCGGGTTCGCCGAGGTCTACCAGCTCGACGGCGGCATCGTGAAGTACGGCGAGACCTACGGAGACGCCGGTCTCTGGCAGGGGTCGCTGTACGTTTTCGACAACCGCATGGCGATCGATTTCACCCCGGATGCCGCGGTGATCGGCCACTGCTACCGGTGCGGCACCGCGACCAAGAACATGCAGAACTGCCGCGAACTCTCCTGCCGGGAACAGCTCGTCGTCTGCGAGGAGCACGCCGCGTCGACCGCGTGCGCCGAGCACGCCGCGCAGCTGGCCTCTTAA
- a CDS encoding 6-phosphofructokinase, giving the protein MKIGILTSGGDAPGLNAVIRGIVYTGIATGKCEEFVGFRNGWKGVVDGDTVPLGRHEIKGIHKQGGTILGTSRTNPFDGIGGVDRINEVMREQGIDAIVAIGGEGTLAAAKRLTDAGINIVGVPKTVDNDLDATDYTFGFDTAVQIATDAMDRLRTTGDSHGRCMIAEVMGRHVGWIALHSGMAAGAHAILIPEQKTSVDQILEWVTSAHDRGRAPLVVVAEGFSLDTMDDAHSERGLDAFGRPRLGGIGELLAPIIEERTGIETRATTLGHIQRGGTPSAYDRVLATRLGMAALDAAIAGRWGHMVGLRGTDIITVPFADALGKLKTVPQERYDEARILFG; this is encoded by the coding sequence ATGAAAATCGGCATCCTCACGAGTGGCGGCGACGCACCAGGTCTCAACGCGGTCATCCGCGGCATTGTCTACACCGGCATCGCGACCGGCAAGTGCGAAGAGTTTGTCGGCTTCCGCAACGGCTGGAAGGGTGTCGTCGACGGCGACACCGTGCCGCTCGGCCGGCACGAGATCAAGGGCATCCACAAGCAGGGTGGGACGATCCTCGGCACCTCGCGCACCAACCCGTTCGACGGCATCGGCGGCGTCGACCGCATCAACGAGGTCATGCGCGAACAGGGCATCGACGCGATCGTCGCCATCGGCGGCGAGGGGACGCTGGCCGCGGCCAAGCGCCTGACCGACGCGGGCATCAACATCGTCGGTGTCCCCAAGACCGTGGACAACGACCTCGACGCCACCGACTACACCTTCGGTTTCGACACCGCGGTGCAGATCGCGACCGACGCCATGGACCGCCTGCGCACCACGGGCGACTCGCACGGCCGCTGCATGATCGCCGAGGTCATGGGCCGTCACGTCGGCTGGATCGCTCTGCACTCGGGCATGGCCGCCGGCGCCCACGCCATCCTGATCCCCGAGCAGAAAACCAGCGTCGACCAGATCCTCGAGTGGGTGACATCCGCCCACGACCGCGGGCGCGCGCCGCTCGTCGTCGTGGCCGAGGGCTTCTCGCTCGACACCATGGACGACGCGCACAGCGAGCGCGGCCTCGACGCCTTCGGACGCCCGCGCCTCGGCGGCATCGGCGAGCTGCTCGCGCCGATCATCGAGGAACGCACGGGCATCGAGACCCGCGCCACGACCCTCGGCCACATCCAGCGCGGCGGCACGCCGAGCGCCTACGACCGCGTGCTCGCGACGCGCCTCGGAATGGCGGCCCTCGACGCCGCCATCGCCGGTCGCTGGGGCCACATGGTCGGGCTGCGCGGCACGGACATCATCACGGTGCCGTTCGCCGACGCACTCGGCAAGCTCAAAACCGTTCCGCAGGAGCGGTACGACGAGGCGCGCATTCTCTTCGGGTAG
- a CDS encoding MDR family oxidoreductase: MFRAIVVSRPSDSAAHADLVDATDDALGEGDVEIDVEYSSINYKDGIALTGAPGVIKAQSLIAGIDLVGTVSSVSEPVEGSPTTGSPTVKVGDRVIVNGHGIGENHPGGLSERARVNSDWLVPLPAGISASQAAAIGTAGFTAMLSVLAIEKQLSPADGGEVLVTGASGGVGSIAIALLSKLGYRVTASTGRAAEHDYLRSLGASDVVDRATLSEPGKPLQTQRWAAAVDSVGSHTLANVLAQTNYGGIVATCGLAQGADLPATVMPFILRAVTLTGINSVYCPRPLRLEAWGRLARDLDLGLLDSLTTSIALDEAIGVAGRIMRGDVRGRTVVRVQD, from the coding sequence ATGTTCCGTGCCATCGTCGTCAGCCGTCCGTCCGATTCCGCCGCCCACGCCGATCTCGTCGACGCGACCGACGACGCGCTGGGCGAGGGCGACGTCGAGATCGACGTCGAGTACTCGAGCATCAACTACAAAGACGGCATCGCCCTGACCGGTGCGCCCGGCGTGATCAAGGCACAGAGCCTGATTGCGGGGATCGACCTGGTGGGGACCGTTTCGTCGGTCTCTGAGCCTGTCGAAGGGAGCCCTACGACAGGCTCACCGACCGTAAAGGTCGGCGACCGCGTCATCGTCAACGGCCACGGCATCGGCGAGAACCACCCCGGCGGACTCTCCGAGCGCGCCCGGGTGAACAGCGACTGGCTGGTGCCGCTGCCCGCGGGCATCTCCGCGAGCCAGGCGGCGGCCATCGGCACCGCCGGCTTCACCGCGATGCTCTCGGTGCTCGCAATCGAGAAGCAGCTCTCCCCCGCCGACGGCGGAGAGGTTCTCGTCACGGGAGCCTCCGGCGGCGTCGGTTCGATCGCGATCGCGCTCCTGTCGAAGCTCGGCTACCGCGTCACGGCCTCGACCGGCCGCGCAGCAGAGCACGACTACCTGCGCTCCCTCGGCGCCAGCGACGTCGTCGACCGGGCGACGCTGAGCGAGCCGGGCAAACCGCTACAGACCCAGCGCTGGGCCGCGGCGGTCGACAGCGTCGGTAGCCACACCCTGGCCAACGTGCTCGCCCAGACGAACTACGGCGGCATCGTCGCCACCTGCGGCCTCGCCCAGGGCGCCGACCTCCCCGCCACTGTGATGCCGTTCATCCTGCGCGCGGTCACGCTCACCGGGATCAACTCGGTCTACTGCCCGCGGCCGCTGCGGCTGGAGGCGTGGGGCCGTCTCGCCCGCGATCTCGACCTCGGCCTGTTGGATTCCCTGACGACATCCATCGCCCTCGACGAAGCGATCGGGGTGGCCGGACGCATCATGCGCGGCGATGTGCGCGGACGCACGGTCGTCAGGGTGCAAGACTGA
- a CDS encoding DUF1304 domain-containing protein yields the protein MNTVLLVIGAVFAVLAAVLHVVIFRLESINWSRPAVWKRFGVASQSDADVVRPMAYNQGFYNLFLGIGALLGAALLLTPVALAGYGIALFATGSMLAAATVLILSNRRLARAAITQGTFPLLAVLFLLLALI from the coding sequence ATGAACACGGTCCTGCTCGTCATCGGCGCGGTCTTCGCGGTACTCGCGGCCGTGCTGCACGTCGTGATCTTCCGGCTCGAGAGCATCAACTGGAGCAGACCCGCGGTGTGGAAGCGCTTCGGGGTCGCCTCGCAGTCCGACGCCGACGTCGTGCGCCCGATGGCCTACAACCAGGGCTTCTACAACCTGTTCCTCGGCATCGGCGCGCTGCTCGGCGCCGCCCTGCTGCTCACGCCCGTGGCCCTCGCGGGCTACGGCATCGCGCTCTTCGCCACGGGCAGCATGCTCGCGGCGGCGACCGTGCTGATCCTCTCGAACCGCAGGCTCGCGCGCGCCGCGATCACGCAGGGCACGTTCCCGCTGCTCGCGGTGCTGTTCCTGCTGCTCGCGCTGATCTAG
- the hemL gene encoding glutamate-1-semialdehyde 2,1-aminomutase: MTTNQQAFDRARAAIPGGVNSPVRAFGSVGGTPRFFVEATGAYITDVEGRSYVDLVNSWGPAILGHAHPSVIKAVQDAAARGLSFGASTPGETELAELILERVPAVEKVRLVSTGTEATMTAIRLARGFTGRDLLVKFAGHYHGHSDGLLAEAGSGLATMAMPGSAGVTAATAAQTLVLPYNDRDAVTAVFAEHGDRIAAVITEAAAANMGVVTPLPGFTAFLTETAHAHGALLIVDEVLTGFRVGAGGWLGLEAQTPETPGYAPDLVTFGKVVGGGMPLAALGGRADIMDYLAPLGPVYQAGTLSGNPVAVAAGIATLRAADASVYRALDLAAATVSDAASAALTAEGVEHTVQRAGNLFSFAFRSAVPEDYAQVKDQDAFRYPAFFHAMLDAGVSLPPSVFEAWFVSSALDDTAMGRILEALPGAARAAAAATA; encoded by the coding sequence ATGACCACCAACCAGCAGGCCTTCGACCGCGCCCGCGCCGCCATCCCCGGCGGCGTCAACTCGCCCGTGCGCGCCTTCGGCTCCGTCGGCGGCACCCCGCGCTTCTTCGTCGAGGCCACGGGCGCGTACATCACCGACGTGGAGGGACGCAGCTACGTCGACCTCGTCAACTCCTGGGGCCCCGCGATTCTGGGCCACGCCCACCCGTCGGTGATCAAGGCGGTACAGGATGCCGCGGCGCGCGGCCTCTCGTTCGGTGCATCGACGCCGGGGGAGACCGAGCTCGCCGAGCTGATTCTCGAACGGGTCCCCGCCGTCGAGAAGGTGCGGCTCGTGTCGACCGGCACCGAGGCGACGATGACGGCGATCCGTCTTGCGCGCGGGTTCACCGGGCGCGACCTGCTGGTGAAGTTCGCGGGTCACTACCACGGCCACTCCGACGGCCTGCTCGCCGAGGCCGGGTCGGGACTCGCGACAATGGCCATGCCCGGCTCGGCCGGCGTCACCGCCGCGACCGCCGCGCAGACCCTTGTGCTGCCGTACAACGACCGCGACGCGGTCACCGCGGTGTTCGCCGAGCACGGCGACCGCATCGCCGCGGTGATCACCGAGGCCGCTGCAGCGAACATGGGCGTAGTAACCCCCCTGCCCGGTTTCACCGCGTTCCTCACCGAGACCGCCCACGCGCACGGCGCGCTGCTCATCGTCGACGAAGTGCTCACCGGCTTCCGCGTGGGCGCCGGCGGCTGGCTCGGGCTCGAGGCGCAGACGCCCGAGACTCCGGGCTACGCGCCCGACCTCGTCACGTTCGGCAAGGTCGTGGGCGGAGGTATGCCGCTCGCCGCGCTCGGCGGCCGCGCCGACATCATGGACTACCTCGCGCCGCTCGGCCCCGTCTACCAGGCCGGAACGCTCAGCGGGAACCCGGTGGCGGTCGCCGCAGGCATCGCGACGCTGCGGGCCGCGGACGCCTCCGTATACCGCGCGCTCGACCTCGCCGCCGCGACCGTGTCGGACGCGGCATCCGCCGCCCTCACCGCGGAAGGTGTGGAGCACACCGTGCAGCGGGCCGGCAACCTGTTCTCGTTCGCGTTCCGCTCGGCGGTCCCCGAGGACTACGCGCAGGTCAAAGACCAGGACGCGTTCCGGTACCCCGCGTTCTTCCACGCGATGCTCGACGCCGGTGTCTCGCTGCCGCCGAGCGTGTTCGAGGCGTGGTTCGTGTCGTCGGCGCTCGACGACACCGCGATGGGGCGTATCCTCGAGGCCCTGCCCGGTGCCGCGAGGGCCGCCGCGGCCGCCACGGCCTAG